From Penaeus vannamei isolate JL-2024 chromosome 37, ASM4276789v1, whole genome shotgun sequence, one genomic window encodes:
- the LOC138859609 gene encoding trichohyalin-like isoform X2: MGRRRHCRCCVCWRPRGVYHVSPSRIRPPRRPPAFLPCAGGGWTNRLAGLVRSLQPPSPTAPAEPSPPPALKSPAHGSPAYTPTRGLGTHAPAADAAAGDEEGKAEAGQQQEEEEEAGGDAITRADAATTVPDEVARGTTSDARQFRIYQTITRKVQKLLFRKQGVQEEKEVKDDKGAEEGEKHEEESEEKEVAKEEEEKAEKLPLLQERDEEEAKEQVPRDKREEEGEEEKAEGEEKSAREEPEKKTGVSQEREEAGSGEGVQDGARESPVREEHGGSEDTWRELTDKEKEEEEKEQAEKEGADERKASAKEPEERIYDLAEGEEERREAEEASEEPQVASSRSLAKEIVSDAIEQGALAVSEGIYVSDRLVVSTCDLDGEVLGVVREGEEHIYEVPADLVREAQLHLLVLRGGRRALTPSPGQEEGRRRRKEDVVIVRRRRRKGAEGEQEEEEEEELVSVVRRSRTESCSSSVSEGSVRRVSRVVSEGGEEAGGGGGGGGGRVKSVRRVVSLTQAQWRRLQGSVGSLTTALRSRYHNLRRLQHPHHAVPHHHHHEEGPEEEQQRQDEVKEEQRERERTLGDGWAVQEDSARPRTPKDTTDKRLAAEEGRGRRERREGGRREKEEEGEVEKEKAAKDREGRREKSEEKAEKRELGRRGRSKEEEVPKTRRIEKKEGDDKEAKTIREEDEKEVEEIKKEEEREGIKEKKEALLIEESRKKTKEHLQEKKRDLATVIESVEEDKEKEQVKEREEEGLRAKKIEDEGEREKQLERAREIEKEKEKEREKAIEREREKERAIAREKEIEKKREIEREKEKERQKAIEREKEERQKEIEREKEERQKEIEREREKEREEEAEREKEKEREREKAEELEREKKKGGASWKRRSWREASYYNKKKRESELADKEVSEILERQLKEEEEEKEEKEEKRKKEEQEEKRKEEEKRKKEEEEELRRKEEEKRKKEEEEEKRRKEEERERGRKKR, encoded by the coding sequence GCAGACGCCGCAGCGGGCGACGAGGAGGGCAAGGCCGAGGCAggacagcagcaggaggaggaggaggaggccggcggCGACGCGATAACTCGAGCGGACGCGGCGACGACGGTGCCGGACGAGGTTGCCAGAGGGACGACGTCCGACGCCAGGCAGTTCAGGATATACCAGACCATTACCAGAAAGGTGCAGAAGCTCCTGTTCAGGAAGCAAGGAgtacaagaggagaaggaggttaagGACGATAAAGGagcggaagaaggggaaaagcacgaagaggaaagtgaagaaaaggaagtagcaaaggaagaagaggagaaggccgAAAAGTTGCCCCTCCTTCAAGAGCGCGACGAGGAAGAAGCCAAAGAACAGGTGCCGAGagacaaaagggaagaggaaggggaagaggaaaaggctgagggagaagagaagagcgcgAGAGAGGAGCCTGAGAAGAAGACAGGCGTCAGCCAGGAGCGCGAGGAGGCGGGATCCGGCGAGGGAGTGCAGGATGGCGCCAGGGAGAGTCCTGTGAGGGAGGAGCATGGCGGCAGTGAGGACACATGGAGAGAACTGacggacaaggagaaggaggaggaggagaaagagcaagcagagaaagaaggagccGATGAGAGGAAGGCGAGCGCAAAGGAGCCCGAGGAACGGATCTACGACCTcgcggaaggcgaggaggagaggcgagaggcagaGGAAGCGAGCGAGGAGCCGCAGGTCGCGAGCTCGCGGTCCCTCGCCAAGGAGATCGTGAGCGACGCCATCGAGCAGGGCGCCTTGGCCGTGAGCGAGGGCATCTACGTGAGCGACCGCCTCGTGGTGAGCACCTGCGACCTCGACGGCGAGGTGCTCGGGGTCGTCCGCGAGGGCGAGGAGCACATCTACGAGGTCCCGGCCGACCTCGTGCGCGAGGCCCAGCTCCACCTCCTGGTGCTGAGGGGCGGCCGGcgcgccctcacgccctcgcccggCCAGGAGGAGggcaggcggaggaggaaggaggacgtggTGATCGTccgccgaaggaggaggaaaggtgccgagggagagcaggaggaggaggaagaggaggagctggtgAGCGTGGTGAGGAGGTCCCGCACGGAAAGCTGCAGCAGCTCAGTGAGTGAGGGCAGTGTGAGGAGAGTGAGTCGCGTGGTgagcgaaggaggcgaggaggccggcggaggaggaggaggaggtggaggccgcgtCAAGAGCGTGAGGAGGGTCGTGTCCCTAACGCAGGCACAGTGGCGCCGGCTCCAGGGCAGCGTCGGGTCCCTCACCACCGCCCTCAGGTCGCGCTACCACAACCTCCGGCGGCTCCAGCACCCCCACCACGccgtcccccaccaccaccaccacgaggagggcccggaggaggagcagcagaggCAGGACGAggtgaaggaggagcagagagagcgcgagagaaccTTGGGGGATGGGTGGGCGGTTCAGGAGGACTCTGCACGCCCACGAACGCCCAAGGACACGACTGACAAACGCCTCGCcgccgaagaaggaagagggaggagggaaagaagggaaggaggaagaagggagaaggaggaggaaggagaggtggagaaggagaaggctgcaaaggacagggaaggaagaagggagaagagcgaggagaaagcggagaaacgagaactgggaaggagaggaaggagtaaggaggaggaagttcCCAAGACTCggcgaatagaaaagaaagagggagacgataAGGAGGCGAAGAcaataagagaggaagacgagaaagaagtagaggaaatcaagaaggaagaagaaagagaaggaataaaggaaaagaaagaggcatTACTAATAGAAGAatcaaggaagaaaacgaaagaacaccttcaagagaaaaagagagatttggCAACTGTGATTGAAAGcgtagaagaagataaagaaaaggaacaagtgaaagaaagggaagaagaaggactgAGGGCGAAGAAAattgaagacgaaggagagagggagaagcaactagaaagagcgagagaaattgaaaaagaaaaggagaaagagagagagaaagcaatcgaaagagaaagagaaaaagaaagagcaattgcaagagaaaaggagatagagaaaaagagggaaatcgaaagagaaaaggagaaagagagacaaaaagcaatcgaaagagaaaaagaagagagacaaaaagagatcgagagagaaaaagaggagagacaaaaggaaatcgaacgagaaagggagaaggagagagaggaagaagccgaaagagaaaaggagaaagagagggagagggagaaagcggaagaactagagagagagaagaagaaaggaggagccagctggaagaggaggagttggagggaagcGAGTTAttacaacaagaagaagagagaaagcgaactgGCCGATAAGGAAGTGAGCGAAATTCTCGAGCGGCagctaaaggaggaggaagaggagaaggaggagaaggaagagaagcggaagaaggaggagcaggaagagaagaggaaagaggaagagaagcggaagaaagaggaggaggaggaactgaggaggaaagaggaagagaagcggaagaaagaggaggaggaagagaagcgaaggaaagaggaggaaagagaaagagggaggaagaagaggtga
- the LOC138859678 gene encoding sodium/potassium/calcium exchanger 1-like encodes MKVATPRPNPSTTPRPLDEIGEDLVTEVIQAATKAVCEAAESAAEIASETRREDEASESGQAPEEREPDDTGVPESEAGESAMSRRVSEGCVEGEPEPKRPSLGEGVTGGLDIARGGVAAFTTTPATPSPTPSPPPSPLPSPALTPSPSQSISMTRKMFCQGMIGSGGRPLGSDEGDGDDDAVAAAAEGEVSEGDAQKMGFVFLAVAQQQQQQPFERTESMIAMRGSRDEDAEEEVEDLPKDEELASEGEVGDEAAESAKAGDESSDGTSEAKKVKEVTDEGRDASKGRNGLRGDAEVIRKAKDGFRTVREDAIDAEETEVEAKEEKMEGEMQEEEEDEEDEDSDEYSDASGFVGQYSLQPEGGDEEADGEGRGEREADAYGGGVATGYDEEKGREEEEVGEEEEDEKMDLESDTSFEETYEVALNQELSYSSSQVQVLGKTQS; translated from the exons ATGAAGGTGGCGACGCCGCGTCCGAATCCCTCGACGACACCCAGACC GCTGGACGAAATCGGCGAGGACCTCGTGACCGAAGTGATCCAGGCGGCGACCAAAGCCGTGTGCGAGGCGGCCGAGAGTGCAGCCGAAATCGCGTCCGAAACCAGGCGCGAGGACGAGGCGTCCGAATCGGGTCAGGCGCCGGAGGAGCGGGAGCCGGACGACACAGGTGTCCCAGAGTCCGAAGCGGGCGAGAGTGCCATGTCCAGGCGCGTCTCCGAGGGCTGCGTGGAGGGCGAGCCGGAGCCCAAGAGACCCAGCCTGGGCGAGGGCGTGACAGGGGGGCTGGACATCGCGAGGGGCGGCGTCGCCGCCTTCACCACCACCCCGGCCACcccatcccctactccctccccgcccccttccccccttccgtcgcccgccctcactccctcaccctcgcaGAGCATCAGCATGACCAGAAAAATGTTCTGCCAGGGCATGATCGGCAGCGGCGGCCGCCCTCTGGGGTCAGACGAGGGCGATGGCGACGACGACGCCGTTGCTGCCGCTGCTGAGGGAGAAGTCAGCGAGGGAGACGCCCAGAAGATGGGTTTCGTGTTCCTGGCGGTGgcgcagcagcaacagcagcagccgtTCGAGAGGACGGAGAGCATGATCGCCATGAGAGGCAGCAGGGACGAAGACgccgaggaagaggtggaagaccTTCCGAAGGATGAGGAGCTCGCCTCGGAGGGCGAGGTCGGAGACGAGGCAGCGGAGAGCGCAAAGGCCGGAGATGAATCCAGCGATGGAACCAGTGAGGCCAAAAAGGTCAAAGAGGTCACGGACGAAGGCCGGGATGCTAGCAAGGGTCGAAATGGATTGAGAGGCGATGCTGAAGTTATCCGGAAGGCGAAAGATGGCTTTCGCACGGTCCGTGAGGATGCCATTGATGCTGAGGAGACCGAAGtcgaagcgaaagaagagaaaatggaaggggaaatgcaggaggaggaggaggacgaagaggatgagGACAGCGATGAATACAGCGACGCGTCTGGCTTCGTCGGACAGTACAGTCTCCAGCCcgaaggaggggacgaggaggctgatggcgagggaagaggagagagagaagcagatgcaTATGGAGGCGGAGTAGCAACAGGTTAtgacgaagagaaaggaagagaagaagaggaagtgggcgaggaagaggaggacgagaaaatgGACCTAGAGAGCGACACCTCTTTCGAAGAGACGTACGAGGTTGCACTCAATCAGGAActga GTTACAGTTCCTCGCAAGTTCAGGTATTGGGGAAGACACAGAGTTAA
- the LOC138859609 gene encoding trichohyalin-like isoform X1, whose protein sequence is MRACVRVCVQGRPPPPPPEPPWPPALGASPSDSGSLTVGGRACGGGWTNRLAGLVRSLQPPSPTAPAEPSPPPALKSPAHGSPAYTPTRGLGTHAPAADAAAGDEEGKAEAGQQQEEEEEAGGDAITRADAATTVPDEVARGTTSDARQFRIYQTITRKVQKLLFRKQGVQEEKEVKDDKGAEEGEKHEEESEEKEVAKEEEEKAEKLPLLQERDEEEAKEQVPRDKREEEGEEEKAEGEEKSAREEPEKKTGVSQEREEAGSGEGVQDGARESPVREEHGGSEDTWRELTDKEKEEEEKEQAEKEGADERKASAKEPEERIYDLAEGEEERREAEEASEEPQVASSRSLAKEIVSDAIEQGALAVSEGIYVSDRLVVSTCDLDGEVLGVVREGEEHIYEVPADLVREAQLHLLVLRGGRRALTPSPGQEEGRRRRKEDVVIVRRRRRKGAEGEQEEEEEEELVSVVRRSRTESCSSSVSEGSVRRVSRVVSEGGEEAGGGGGGGGGRVKSVRRVVSLTQAQWRRLQGSVGSLTTALRSRYHNLRRLQHPHHAVPHHHHHEEGPEEEQQRQDEVKEEQRERERTLGDGWAVQEDSARPRTPKDTTDKRLAAEEGRGRRERREGGRREKEEEGEVEKEKAAKDREGRREKSEEKAEKRELGRRGRSKEEEVPKTRRIEKKEGDDKEAKTIREEDEKEVEEIKKEEEREGIKEKKEALLIEESRKKTKEHLQEKKRDLATVIESVEEDKEKEQVKEREEEGLRAKKIEDEGEREKQLERAREIEKEKEKEREKAIEREREKERAIAREKEIEKKREIEREKEKERQKAIEREKEERQKEIEREKEERQKEIEREREKEREEEAEREKEKEREREKAEELEREKKKGGASWKRRSWREASYYNKKKRESELADKEVSEILERQLKEEEEEKEEKEEKRKKEEQEEKRKEEEKRKKEEEEELRRKEEEKRKKEEEEEKRRKEEERERGRKKR, encoded by the coding sequence GCAGACGCCGCAGCGGGCGACGAGGAGGGCAAGGCCGAGGCAggacagcagcaggaggaggaggaggaggccggcggCGACGCGATAACTCGAGCGGACGCGGCGACGACGGTGCCGGACGAGGTTGCCAGAGGGACGACGTCCGACGCCAGGCAGTTCAGGATATACCAGACCATTACCAGAAAGGTGCAGAAGCTCCTGTTCAGGAAGCAAGGAgtacaagaggagaaggaggttaagGACGATAAAGGagcggaagaaggggaaaagcacgaagaggaaagtgaagaaaaggaagtagcaaaggaagaagaggagaaggccgAAAAGTTGCCCCTCCTTCAAGAGCGCGACGAGGAAGAAGCCAAAGAACAGGTGCCGAGagacaaaagggaagaggaaggggaagaggaaaaggctgagggagaagagaagagcgcgAGAGAGGAGCCTGAGAAGAAGACAGGCGTCAGCCAGGAGCGCGAGGAGGCGGGATCCGGCGAGGGAGTGCAGGATGGCGCCAGGGAGAGTCCTGTGAGGGAGGAGCATGGCGGCAGTGAGGACACATGGAGAGAACTGacggacaaggagaaggaggaggaggagaaagagcaagcagagaaagaaggagccGATGAGAGGAAGGCGAGCGCAAAGGAGCCCGAGGAACGGATCTACGACCTcgcggaaggcgaggaggagaggcgagaggcagaGGAAGCGAGCGAGGAGCCGCAGGTCGCGAGCTCGCGGTCCCTCGCCAAGGAGATCGTGAGCGACGCCATCGAGCAGGGCGCCTTGGCCGTGAGCGAGGGCATCTACGTGAGCGACCGCCTCGTGGTGAGCACCTGCGACCTCGACGGCGAGGTGCTCGGGGTCGTCCGCGAGGGCGAGGAGCACATCTACGAGGTCCCGGCCGACCTCGTGCGCGAGGCCCAGCTCCACCTCCTGGTGCTGAGGGGCGGCCGGcgcgccctcacgccctcgcccggCCAGGAGGAGggcaggcggaggaggaaggaggacgtggTGATCGTccgccgaaggaggaggaaaggtgccgagggagagcaggaggaggaggaagaggaggagctggtgAGCGTGGTGAGGAGGTCCCGCACGGAAAGCTGCAGCAGCTCAGTGAGTGAGGGCAGTGTGAGGAGAGTGAGTCGCGTGGTgagcgaaggaggcgaggaggccggcggaggaggaggaggaggtggaggccgcgtCAAGAGCGTGAGGAGGGTCGTGTCCCTAACGCAGGCACAGTGGCGCCGGCTCCAGGGCAGCGTCGGGTCCCTCACCACCGCCCTCAGGTCGCGCTACCACAACCTCCGGCGGCTCCAGCACCCCCACCACGccgtcccccaccaccaccaccacgaggagggcccggaggaggagcagcagaggCAGGACGAggtgaaggaggagcagagagagcgcgagagaaccTTGGGGGATGGGTGGGCGGTTCAGGAGGACTCTGCACGCCCACGAACGCCCAAGGACACGACTGACAAACGCCTCGCcgccgaagaaggaagagggaggagggaaagaagggaaggaggaagaagggagaaggaggaggaaggagaggtggagaaggagaaggctgcaaaggacagggaaggaagaagggagaagagcgaggagaaagcggagaaacgagaactgggaaggagaggaaggagtaaggaggaggaagttcCCAAGACTCggcgaatagaaaagaaagagggagacgataAGGAGGCGAAGAcaataagagaggaagacgagaaagaagtagaggaaatcaagaaggaagaagaaagagaaggaataaaggaaaagaaagaggcatTACTAATAGAAGAatcaaggaagaaaacgaaagaacaccttcaagagaaaaagagagatttggCAACTGTGATTGAAAGcgtagaagaagataaagaaaaggaacaagtgaaagaaagggaagaagaaggactgAGGGCGAAGAAAattgaagacgaaggagagagggagaagcaactagaaagagcgagagaaattgaaaaagaaaaggagaaagagagagagaaagcaatcgaaagagaaagagaaaaagaaagagcaattgcaagagaaaaggagatagagaaaaagagggaaatcgaaagagaaaaggagaaagagagacaaaaagcaatcgaaagagaaaaagaagagagacaaaaagagatcgagagagaaaaagaggagagacaaaaggaaatcgaacgagaaagggagaaggagagagaggaagaagccgaaagagaaaaggagaaagagagggagagggagaaagcggaagaactagagagagagaagaagaaaggaggagccagctggaagaggaggagttggagggaagcGAGTTAttacaacaagaagaagagagaaagcgaactgGCCGATAAGGAAGTGAGCGAAATTCTCGAGCGGCagctaaaggaggaggaagaggagaaggaggagaaggaagagaagcggaagaaggaggagcaggaagagaagaggaaagaggaagagaagcggaagaaagaggaggaggaggaactgaggaggaaagaggaagagaagcggaagaaagaggaggaggaagagaagcgaaggaaagaggaggaaagagaaagagggaggaagaagaggtga
- the mRpS25 gene encoding small ribosomal subunit protein mS25: MPFMKGKAPIRRTLKYLESSRLVLKERVKVVTVNYNTHGNHHQGAREFVFWHLPQLQYKNPQVQVATFKNLTPTPFVRIFLENGEDILVDVDSKSRSEIHDHLKTIICKSESTLQKEARELMINPANFGWGCDRQCICEIPGQVPCPGIIPLPNHMRGKYKFGEKFD; the protein is encoded by the exons ATGCCGTTCATGAAAGGAAAAGCTCCCATACGGCGTACGCTGAAGTATCTAGAGTCGTCACGCCTCGTCCTCAAGGAGCGAGTCAAG GTAGTAACTGTGAACTACAATACACATGGTAACCATCACCAAGGTGCACGAGAATTTGTCTTCTGGCACCTCCCACAGCTACAGTACAAGAATCCACAAGTTCAG GTTGCCACATTCAAAAACTTGACGCCCACACCTTTTGTCCGTATTTTTCTTGAAAATGGAGAGGACATTCTGGTTGACGTAGATTCTAAATCTCGTTCAGAAATCCATGATCATTTAAAGACAATTATCTGCAAGTCAGAGAGCACATTGCAAAAGGAAGCCAGAGAACTCATGATTAACCCAGCTAACTTTGGCTGGGGATGTGATCGTCAGTGCATATGTGAGATCCCAGGCCAAGTGCCTTGCCCTGGCATTATCCCTTTGCCCAATCACATGCGAGGAAAATACAAGTTCGGAGAAAAATTTGACTAG